A region of Chiloscyllium punctatum isolate Juve2018m chromosome 44, sChiPun1.3, whole genome shotgun sequence DNA encodes the following proteins:
- the LOC140467035 gene encoding transmembrane protein 243-like isoform X3, giving the protein MDEYTTRTYGTSVQDNRPLFGETSARDRIINIVVGVLTSLLLIVTFISAFVFPQLPPKPLNVFFVVCILLTCASIGVLVRLGP; this is encoded by the exons ATGGATGAGTACACCACAAGGACTTATGGGACTAGTGTGCAGGACAACAGGCCCTTGTTTGGAGAGACATCAGCAAGG GATCGAATTATCAACATTGTTGTTGGTGTCCTCACATCTTTATTGCTGATA GTAACTTTTATTAGTGCTTTTGTTTTCCCACAATTACCTCCAAAACCACTGAATGTTTTCTTTGTTGTCTGCATCTTGCTGACTTGCGCCTCCATTGGTGTTCTT
- the LOC140467035 gene encoding transmembrane protein 243-like isoform X1, with translation MDEYTTRTYGTSVQDNRPLFGETSARDRIINIVVGVLTSLLLIVTFISAFVFPQLPPKPLNVFFVVCILLTCASIGVLIFWYRQGDLEPKFRNLIYYNLFSILLLCICANLYFHDVGK, from the exons ATGGATGAGTACACCACAAGGACTTATGGGACTAGTGTGCAGGACAACAGGCCCTTGTTTGGAGAGACATCAGCAAGG GATCGAATTATCAACATTGTTGTTGGTGTCCTCACATCTTTATTGCTGATA GTAACTTTTATTAGTGCTTTTGTTTTCCCACAATTACCTCCAAAACCACTGAATGTTTTCTTTGTTGTCTGCATCTTGCTGACTTGCGCCTCCATTGGTGTTCTT ATTTTCTGGTATCGACAAGGTGACTTGGAACCTAAATTCCGGAATCTAATCTACTATAATTTATTTTCCATCCTTTTGCTGTGCATATGTGCCAACTTATACTTCCATGATGTTGGTAAATGA